TTTACTAAGTTCAACAAGTAATAAAACCTGCAGATTCTGcaacttttcttttcctttcctcATTATCGGGAGACAAGTAAAAGGAAACTTTCAAATGAAGCAACTTCCGGGCACTGTCATGTTTCCTCAAGCAAGTTCTCAAAATGGTAATATGTTTCTCACATTGATCCCCTAGAGCTTGATCTTGTTCCGAAGCTTCTTTTTTATTACTGCAAACCCCATGAGCATGGCACTCTTTTTCACCTGTGGATTCGGTTTTAGATGGAGAATCTGTGTCTGACATCTGTATAAACTCTTTGTAAGTGCTCTGGTGCTTGGTTATTATATCAGCAAGGGACTCTACCTTTGAAGGTCCATTGATTCTCTCACCACAAGCTTGCTCCTGGAGCCTTGACTCTTCCAAGCCAGTGGCTTGAAATTGTTGCCAATTTGATTGGCAATAATCTTCGTGCTTTGGAGTTGTTCCAGCAGATGATTTGCTTGGTGAGCTTTGTTCGAGAAGTTGCCGCTGAACATAACTTTTGGGTGATTTCTTTTGCTGCAAGGAAGGTTGGACGGTGTATCCTTTCTCTTTTATCAGTTTATAGATTGTAAGGTTAGGAACAATGTAAAATACTCTCCCTAGTTTCAACACAGACTCCGGTCTGACCACGATCCATGGATACTCAAACACGTCTGGTCGTGTCACGCTGTGTCTGGGGTTCCTCTTCAACACTTCTGAAGCAATAATGGGTTCATAGTGAATCTCTACATACCTTCCTGGATGCACCAACTTCAACAGACCTTCCTCGGCTTCTGTGGCTCTCATATTTGGTTCTTCATTAgccgaaaaaaaaaatttaagtacttGTAAAAGCAAATGGAAAAACAAAAATGGGGAAGGAAGAGGGAATACACTGCAAGCTCTTATTTGTTATTATAGGGGCAGAATGGTGAGTAATAAAACCAAAATGGTGATGAAATCAATGAAGGGTCTTAGGAGAAATGAAAATTCTAGTTACTAAGCAACTTGACAGCTTGTTTGTTTGTACAGCATGATTGAGAATTTGAGATGAACCGATAAAGATGCGTGGTGCTCTAAGGGAATATTTTGTCGCATTCAGTGTATGGTATGGCATCAACCCTGACTGCACAACCTACTTTCCAGACCAGATATAGACGATGCCGGTTAAAAGAGGAAATTACTGCTTTTATTTTTCTCACCTAGAAAAGACTGAGACCTGGCACAAAAATCTGtcaaattcaaatacaaattaaCCCTTGAAAGTAACTACACATTTTAATATCAAAACATGTTCAAAAAATCTCAAACTACAAATAATTTAAAGATCTAAGGTGATTGATATTTATGCTTAAGTGCATAAGCTTTTCAGGCTCTTCCATTTTCGTGAATTTTGTTCCTCATCTTGGATAGCAATTTCATGCAACATTTGGTTAAATTTTGGATACTTTTAGACGTCCACAACTAGTACCTAACCTGGATTTAGCTTATAAATCAATGGACTAAACTGAAGAACAGAACATTACTGCTTTCAAAGAGAGATTTTGAAAATTACCAAACCAGAAAGAAAGGGTAGTTTTACTGGGTACATGCCATAGAGGACGAGTTTAGATATTACATTGAAAATGGGGCACCGGGAACTGGTCAATAAACAGAACGAGTAAATATAGTATTTCGAACCATCCCTCAATATGTAACAGTTCCAAACAAACGTTTAAactaacataataataatattgagaaGTTTTTCCATTCTGGGTTGTGGTCTTGATGCTTAAGCAGGTGATTTGGTATAGAAGCGGACTCCAAAGGCCAATCCCAAGATCAGCAGGGGAACGAGGAATTGGAGAAGCTTTATAATGAAGTCCGAGGTCTTGTCCCGCTCATAGTGAGGCTGCTTGGGAGGGGTGTACTTGGTCTTAGTTGGGATAGTTGATGTATCGACGTCGCCCACGTAAAATTCATCCATCATTGCCCGAGCACTGCTACTATGACCAACATCCTCAAAATCATCACTTGCATCTTTCCCTGCCAGGCCAAACATTAAACCGATGTTATTTCCACTTTTCTCCATCTTCTACTGTAATTCCCACATTGGATTATACGAAATAAGTAGAAAATTTGTGAGATTTGTAACCTGTTGCAGACAACAGGACCTCATCACCACCAGGATGATCCTCCAAGAATTCCGTCACATCATATACCTGTTCAGAATTTTTGGGATATCAAAATGGAGCCAAATCAAAAGAAATAAATAGTTAGCTCTAGAGTAGGATTCAGCAATCAAATCAATGGTTAGATTGATAGCTAAAACTGTATACTGCTTCACGTTACTGCCAAGTTCAAACAGGCTTCAACTCCATACCCTCTTGTAACTCGAGAAATCCAAACTAATGCTCATGGCGTTTTCTGCTGGCTTCTTTTTAAACTGATGATAATATTACTGATTTCTAAATCTCTATGAAAATACAGTGAATATGATACCAAATACATATAACAGCTCATCTCTCTTGATGAAACTTATAACAAGCTACCGATACATTATCACAACAACCAACCACCAAATGGTACCGTGTTTGCAAGAAAGACTCCTATGTGAGTTGCAAGAGGTCTTGAGCTCAAATCCAGCCAGACACACCTTTGAAGAAAATACTGGTATTGTGCTCAGCCTGGGACCGGACAAATGGTGATGGGTTGTAGCATACATTATGCAAAGTCCATCATGCAGAATTCATCAGAaatagttgattttttttttttgggggggggacACTAAATCTAATAGCAATGAAGCAGAATATGAATGGTTACACAATCAATCCAGATTAAACTAATGATTAAAAAATCCAAGGAACTGAGAAGCAGAGGGCCTATACTTGCATGCAGCTTGAGCAATTACAAGGATCAAAAAGATCATAAGTAAAGATCTAACCAAAAGATTGGTTTTGACTTTTGATCCTCAAGTTGATTTATATTGAATCTGAGTTATCAGTCCAGGAATAACAAGGACACTGAAGATTTGTTTAAGATTCAGTTACATTTTCAAAGAGAGATCCATCCACTGGGATTCAAAATTTTTCTCACGATCAGaatcaaaattaacaaaaatcaaaCAGACAAGGGAGAAAAAAAAAGAGGCAATAGGGTTCCCTAAATCCAAGAACACTCAAAAGTCAAAACATGCAACTTCAGAAATGAATTAAAACACCCAActttggcaaaaaaaaaaaaaggaaaaaacaaaAGAAACCAATTTTTACCAAAAAACATAACGGCAACCCCAGCGTGGATCATCCAAGAAATTTTTACCAACAAAAAGATGTACCTTTCCCTCAATGATAAGCCAACAGTCTTTGGCATTGTTGTGTTGAGAAACCTCAGCCAAAGTATAGACCTTTCCTTCTCcacccataatttttttttttttttttgcttgtttAAGGAAGAAGAAGAGCAGAGAGTTGCTGATCAAACTAAACTCTAGTGGCGTTGTGTTTTGTTGAATAATACAGGAAACTTCAAAAACAAAGCAAAGCTAAGATAAACTGAGTGAGAGAGTTTAATTGGGTGGTGAGGTCAATCCAAAATAAATTGATTGGCCGTGGGATCGGTGAGGAGGAGCTGAGGACAGGGTTTTATTGTATTGTATCCAAATtcagcaccaacaaaccaaacaCTGAACCACCTCACCAAGCCCAAGTTTTAAAAcatttacttttactttttggGGGAAGTTCGCAATTTTGATCCCATTTCTCTTTCATTTATGGTATTATTTTTCTTTGGTGGATTGAGACATTTTTGTTatcttgtttttatatttttatgagtaAGAAAAAGATATTTTTCTTTTAAGGAATAAATATAAAAAGATGAAATTGATGCGGATTGAATCTTACAGGTGTGTTATTTCAAGTATTTGGATCTGTAAAGGGTTTTTAAGTCTTTATACCACAGGAAAAATCCATTATTTTGTcgttcattttcttttcttcctttcagCCCACAACTCAAAGCCCAAAAACAAGACCATGAGAAAGAAGTCCATCACTCTTGTCGTACCACATGACCCCCTAAAAACCCTACCCTAGTTAGGAATCGCTATATTTCTTCTTCATGTAGCGGCCGGTCCTTCATTGAAAGAAAGGGAAACTCCAATAAGGTAAAAGAACAATGGTGTCGGGATCAGGGGTATGCGCAAAGAGAGTGGTGGTGGATGCCCGCCACCACATGTTGGGACGGTTGGCTTCAATCGTGGCGAAGGAGTTGCTCAACGGCCAGAAACTTGTCGTTGTCAGATGCGAGGAAATCTGCATGTCGGGCGGACTCGTCCGTCAGAAGATGAAGTACATGAGGTTCCTCCGCAAACGCATGAACACCAAGCCTTCTCATGGTCCTATCCATTTCCGTGCCCCCGCGAAGATCTTCTGGCGCACCGTTCGCGGGTCAGTTCCGCCTCTTTACCCTTAACCTATTCCACCCCATTCGCAAAATGGGTTTGCCTAGATTCACGCAGTTTAAACACTAGATTCATGCCATTTTTTGCAGAATGATACCACATAAGACTAAGCGTGGAGCGGCCGCCCTTGCTCGTTTGAAATCTTATGAGGGTGTTCCTTCCCCGTATGATAAGGTTAAAAGGATGGTCATCCCTGATGCTCTTAAGTAAGTTCCACTACTGTTTCCCACTTTTTCATTGTAATTTAATCCTCTGATATCTTCTAAGTATTTTCTGCCATATTTGAAAATGTGATTAGGGTCTTGAGGCTTCTAAAGGGTCACAAGTACTGCCTGTTGGGTCGCTTGTCATCCGAAGTTGGATGGAACCATTACGATACCATAAGGGAACTTGAGAAGAAGAGGAAGGAGAGGGCTCAAGTTACATATGAGAGGAAGAAGGAGCTGAATAAGCTTAGGGTGAAGGCTGAGAAGGCTTCTGAAGCGAAACTTGGTTCTCAACTTGACATCCTTGCGCCTGTTAAGTACTGAATTTTCCAGTGACTAGCTTGTTTTTCTTACAATTTTGTTATTTGAATGGATTAGATTTCATTGTTGTATTCTATTCGAGGTGTTGGCAGTTGCAACATTGTTGGTTAATTGATACGTTGTTAGAAAACCACTGCATTGACTATCACTTTTTGGTTGTTGAATATCTGGTCATTAATTTGATCAAATCCCATCATTTTTATGTCATTTCTAGGCAAAACCCAAAGCAAATGTAACAATGTCCTACAAAATAGTATAACCAATTCCAAAGCTATACACCATGAATGTAAAACTTGCTTCTTACCCTTAACTTGTCAGTCTCCTCTTCACTTTTGCGGCAATCAGTGCCATTGTCAAGCTGAGCCAGTCCACCATATTATCAAAAAATTGGAAACTGGCAGGATTTCCAGGCCAGTTGAGCAGTAAGGTCCAGCAAAGTCCCCAAAAGCCTAGAGTGAAACCGATAATTAAACTTACGTAAAATCCGGAGCCTTTGTACCATTTGTACCATTTGTACCATTTCTCGTCATCTAGATTGCTGTGTTCAACACCTCCGTCTTGCTGTTTCTCGTCTTCAGGGCATATGGCATTGAATGGAAGTCCATTTCCCATATATGATTCAACAAGAAAGCTTTGGAGTTGAGTGCTCAATGGGATTTTTCCAGGAAGGTTGTTATTTGATAGATTCAAGCAACTCAGGAAGGAACAATCAGCCAAGCTCAATGGGATTTCACCAGAAAGTCTATTTGTGGACAAATCAAGAGATTCCAGTGCTCTCAATTGGCCAACTTCCTTAGGGATGATACCACTCAACAAGTTCCTTGACAGGTTTAAGGTAACCAACTCCACAAGACTTGTTAATTCTCCAGGAATTTCTCCACTCAAGTTATTGCTTGATAGATCGATGACCTTAAGTAATCCAAGAGTTTTCCCGTATTCTTGCTCCACCCCTTTCCAAACAACTGATGCATAATCAGTGTAAGTTGCAGCAGAATGGTCACTGGTGCCACCATTACTGTCCCAAATGGAGTTGGAATATAAAATTGTGTACTTTACGGTTGCATTTGAACTCCCTTTCTTGGTCATTGCAGTCAAATTTTGTAAACAAGTTGGAATTGTGCTTGATAAATGGTTGAGAGAAAGATTCAATAACTGCAGATGGTTCAATTTACAAAGTGTTGTTGGTATGTTACCAAAGAATTCATTTGATCTTAGACGCAAAACAATCTAGCTCAACAAGTTTTCCCCCATCCATGCCAGGATATTTCCAGAAAATCGATTTTCACCGAGGTCTAATAGCTTCAAACTCCTGCAATTTGTCAAAGATGGAGGTAGTTCACTGGAAAAAACTGTTGTTACTCAACCGTAATGTTTGAAGTTTGTGCAGCGATCCAAAAGGGCTTGGTATTACGCGGGATAAACTATTGCTTTCCAAGTTGAGAACGACCAGTTGTTTGAAATTCATCCAGCAATCAGGAAGGTTGCCTGATAGCTGATTGTCTGAAAGATAGACATGATTGAGATTGTAATTAATCAATGAGCATAAGGTTGACAGGGTTCCTGAAAACATGTTCTTTGAAAGATTCAGTACTATTGTGTCGAAAAGAAATCTTGGGATAGAGCCATGAAACTTGTTCGAGATTAAAGACACCGAAGGAAAGGAATTGAATCTTAAATGAAGATCTGGAAATTTCCCACTTAGATTGTTGAAGGAAAGATTTAAGAACAGCAAGTTGGAAGGTAGTCTCCAGAACCAGTTGGGAATGTTGTCTGAAATCTCTGAATTGGGGATATCGAGGTGGGAGAAGTTCCTTTGTGTTTGAAGCCAAACTGGGAATGATGGACCTAACttacaacatctcaaattaatATTATTCAGTTGAAAAGGAGGAATCCAACCGGAACTGAAGTTCAAAGATAGTGAGTTGAAGGATAAAGTGAGGAACTTCAATTTGGATAGCTTCAAAAAGTGGATTTCAGAAATGAAACCATTGAAAGAATTTGATGAAACATCTAAAACCTTGGGACCGGACATTAGTCCAATACTTTGAGGCAATGATCCTGTGAGTTTATTTCTTGACAGATTCAAGACAGCAAGGGACGACAAGTTCCCAACATTATCTGGCAATACTCCATCCAACTTGTTATCGTCAAGATACAGTTCCTTCAATGATGAAAATCTTGTAATAATTTCAGGTAGTGACCCTTTGATTTGGTTTACACTCAAATCCAAAACCTGCAAGGAATCCTTGACAAGAATTACAGGAAGGGGTTCATTTATATAGTTCCCATTCAACAATAAAGTTCTTAATTTGCAGAGATTCCCCAATGAAGAACCCATGTGAGCAAAAGAAATTGGAATTGTACCATTCAAAGATGAAGAGCAATCAACTTATTACTCATATTGAGCAACAAAGGAAATGTTGAAGAATGAACAATACTGTCAATAAGCTGAAGAACTGCAAGAGACTTGGAAGAGTTAATATGAGACAGAGATGAAGGATCAACCACAGGGAATTCGCAATCCTACAAATATAAGCTTGATAAAGAAGGATGGGCTTTAATCGAGTAAAGCCAGTTGACGGGCATGGTTAAATTAGTTCGACTCAGTTTGAAGGCTCTTAGAGAAGAAAGACCAGAATGCCATTCGAGATTATCAGAAATCATATCACCATTGTTGTTGCTTACATCAAGAGAAAGCAATCTTGAGAGATTCCCCAGCCAGTAAGGAAAAATTCCACTTATACTATTACCTGATAGGTTAAGGTACACCAACTCTTTGAGTGAACCAACGAAGCCTGGAATTTTCGTAAACTGGTTCCGGCTAAGATCCAAGTGACTCAAGTCGAGCAACGAAGAGCTTATTACACCGTCCATGGGAATCCAAGTAAAGTCATCATGGTCGGCATACGAGAACACGGGATGAAGATCAAGCCGAATGATGTGACCGGCTCGATTGTCACGCTAAACACCTCTCCACCTGCAGCAATCTTTTTCAATTGCCCACGAAGCAAGGTTTCCATAGTCAATAAGTCCTTCCTTGAACTTAAGAAGAGCTTGCTTCTCATGCTC
This is a stretch of genomic DNA from Gossypium arboreum isolate Shixiya-1 chromosome 11, ASM2569848v2, whole genome shotgun sequence. It encodes these proteins:
- the LOC108465262 gene encoding cytochrome b5, with amino-acid sequence MGGEGKVYTLAEVSQHNNAKDCWLIIEGKVYDVTEFLEDHPGGDEVLLSATGKDASDDFEDVGHSSSARAMMDEFYVGDVDTSTIPTKTKYTPPKQPHYERDKTSDFIIKLLQFLVPLLILGLAFGVRFYTKSPA
- the LOC108465268 gene encoding 60S ribosomal protein L13a-4, producing MVSGSGVCAKRVVVDARHHMLGRLASIVAKELLNGQKLVVVRCEEICMSGGLVRQKMKYMRFLRKRMNTKPSHGPIHFRAPAKIFWRTVRGMIPHKTKRGAAALARLKSYEGVPSPYDKVKRMVIPDALKVLRLLKGHKYCLLGRLSSEVGWNHYDTIRELEKKRKERAQVTYERKKELNKLRVKAEKASEAKLGSQLDILAPVKY
- the LOC128279259 gene encoding receptor-like protein EIX2 gives rise to the protein MTKKGSSNATVKYTILYSNSIWDSNGGTSDHSAATYTDYASVVWKGVEQEYGKTLGLLKVIDLSSNNLSGEIPGELTSLVELVTLNLSRNLLSGIIPKEVGQLRALESLDLSTNRLSGEIPLSLADCSFLSCLNLSNNNLPGKIPLSTQLQSFLVESYMGNGLPFNAICPEDEKQQDGGVEHSNLDDEKWYKWYKWYKGSGFYVSLIIGFTLGFWGLCWTLLLNWPGNPASFQFFDNMVDWLSLTMALIAAKVKRRLTS